The sequence GAGCACGAAGTAAAACCTGCTACCGATCCCAAATACCTGGTCATTTTTAGTAGTGTGGCTATTCTTATCATTGTTATTGCCTCCATAAATTTTATGAATCTTTCCACTGCACAGGCCACAAAACGCGCAAAAGAAATTGGTGTTAAAAAGGTGAGTGGCTCGTCAAAAGGAATGCTTATTTTGCAGTTCCTTACCGATTCAACCCTTATTTCATTCATAGCACTTATTCTGGCCGTAGTTATCGTTTTTGTATCGCTGCCATTCTTTAACAATGTTTTCGATACGCAGGTCGGTTTTAACCTTATCGAGCATTTCTACTACATTCCGTTGCTTATTGGCTTTGCCCTGTTTGTGGGCTTTGTTGCAGGCGCATATCCGGCCTTTTATCTTTCGTCGTTTAATCCGAACACTGTGTTGCGCGGAAAGCTTCGCGACGGAGCAAAAAACGGTAAATTACGGCGCATCCTCGTGTCGGTACAGTTTCTTATTTCCATTATTCTTATTGTGGGGACAATTATTATGTACCGCCAGCTAACATACATGGTAAATAAAGATGTTGGTTTTGGGAAAGATCGACTAATGGTCATTCAAAGTGCCGGTTCTATTGGCGACCAGGTAAAAGCATTTAAACAGGAAATACAAAAAATACCGGGTGTTGAACATGTTTCGGCATCGACGGCAGTGCCAGGGCGCAATAATAACAACAACGGCTATATGCTTGAAGGACACGACGGGCAAACCTACCTGATGCAAACCGCTTATGTGGATTACGATTTCATGGAAACTTACGACATGCAACTGAGCGACGGCCGCTTTTTCAACCGAGAGTTTGGTGCCGACCGCGAAGCTTGTATCGTTAATCAGAAAACCATTGAAGAGTTTGGAATCAACGATTACACCCAAACCCGCTTTATCGTTGTATTTTCTGATGAGGGTGATAAAAAGTTCATGCCTATTATTGGGGTGTGTAATGATTTTCATTTTAAATCGATGCACAATCGTATAGGCCCCTATGTTATGCGCTTTAAGGAAGCCGACAATAACTGGGGTTATATTTCGGTGAAATTCAACACCGATGGCTCGTCTGCGGCCATTAGCCAGATTGAAGAAAGCTGGAAACGGTTTGCCTCGAACAATCCGCTACGCTACTTTTTTATGGACGAAGATTTTGCGCACATGTATAAGTCCGAGCGGCAAAATGCCAAACTTTCGGTGGTGTTTGCCATACTGGGTATTTTTATTGCCGCACTTGGGTTGTTTGGACTCACCTCGTTTACCGTTGAGCAACGCACCAAAGAAGTGGGTGTACGAAAAGCACTGGGCGCTTCGGGTTATAGTATTTTTTACCTGATTTCGAAAGAGATTGTTATCCTGGTTTGTGTGGCAACGCTTGTCGCCAGTCCGCTTATTTACTGGGTGGCAACCAACTGGCTGCATAATTATTACTACCGCATTCACCTTGGTGTGTTCGAGTTTATTGTCGGGTTTATTGCTGCCATTTCAATAGCACTGGCTACTATTAGTTATAAAACACTGCAAACACTGCAGATAAATCCGGCGCATACGTTGAGGTATGAGTAGCAGCGGTGCCGCAGATTGATTTTAAGATTGATGGAGATTGAATGAGATTGAAGGATTGAAGGACTGACAAATTGATAAATAGAATAAAGAAATGCGTGAATGCGTTAATACAAAAATGTTTTAATAAAAACTCGCAACAAGTAACCAATGACCAATGATCAATGACAACTTTTTTCTTTTTCCTTGATTCATCTTTCATCACTAATCCTTTAATTCTGATTGCCGCAGTCGTTCCTCCCTCGCGATGCCGTTGTTTGTGTAGGTTACCCGGCAGCGGACAATGAAATAATACGTTCCGGCACGATTGTTTTTTGTCCGCTGCTCACTACATGTAACTTGTAGCTTGCAACTTGTGACTCCATTAATCCTTCATCCTTAATCAATAATCCTACCTAATCTTTTTCTTTGTTTTCTTTTATGTTATACAATCAAATGCTACTTTAGTAGATCATAACCCGGTCACAGAGAGAAGATTCGTAGCGTTGGTTGAGCCCCCGGGAAATAGTTGGATTATCCGTTTGTAAACTTTTATAAATATTTAAAATCGGATATATTGCTGAAAGCAAACCATTTATGCACAAAATAAGAAATAAAGATATAACCGATATAAGTGTTATTACACATTCGTTATAGCCAAAGTTGAAATAGAAACCTTTAATCATGAAAACTTTATGTTTACTCTTTTTATTACTTATTGGTACTGCCACAATATCAAATGCTCAATCTATTTTAGCCGGCAGTTATGAAGAATCGGATTATTATTTTGATGTAACGCCAGACTTTGTTTTAATTAATGGAGGTGATAATAATACTAATGGTAACAAATATCCAATTGATTTAAATGGGGATGATATTTTAGATATTTCAATAACAGGGAACATTATGGGGTGGAATTATAGAATTGGGGATATTTCAGTAATAGCAGAAGAACATTGTAAAGTTGCCTTTGGAAGAATAGATACGATTGTTCCCAATATTACCGAAGGAGAATGCTCTGGTGCTACAGATAAATACTTTACAATTACACATTGTTTTTCATTAATGGATACTATCAATAATTCAGTTCATTGGTCCGACTCCATTCATCATTACATCAAATATGAATATCTTCAATTGTGTCATCCCACACACTCTGATTCTATTTCATCAGCGATAATAGGCGTGCAATTGAGAGTTGATACAGACACTTTATATGGATGGATTAAATTAAATGATATGTTATTAGCGCCATTTGACGGGGCAAGAGTTACAATTGAAGAGTATGCATGTAATTCGCAATTCACTGGCATTGATGAAATAAACTCTTTAATATCAATTTTTCCAAATCCATGTAAAGATTTTTTTTCTGTAGAATTGACTCGTTCGTATACTGACGGTGAAGTCTCAATATATAATATGAATGGATATAAACTCCTGGAGAAGCAGGTAAATTCACCAAATTTAAGGATTGATCTGGGCCAATTAAAAAATGGTATTTATCTTGTAAAACTGTATAATGGGGAAAGTTATTCGTACAAAAAAATAGTAAAGATGTAAAACTCTGCCCATAACAAAAGCTATATTTAATGCGGAGTTCAGCGGGTTATTCAACCGCCGTTCTTCGTTGTGCCAACGCCAAATCGTCTTTGACGATTTGGTTATAAAAACTTAAATATGAATAAACAGATTGGCTCAATGGCAGCCTGATGTGAAGTATTTTCAAAGCTCCGCACTCCACTTAGCTAAACCGGCACTGTGCTTTCGACAGAACTAATAACATAGCATAAATTAAAATGAAAAAACT comes from uncultured Draconibacterium sp. and encodes:
- a CDS encoding ABC transporter permease is translated as MIKNLLKHSLRALKKQKGYVAINILGLAIGIACSIIIALFIVHELSYDKYHENKDRIYRVTLDGKIGEQEVNASYSASILGPTMEEEFPEVEKFCRLNTWGEAVVKKEDISFVIDDFSEVDSTFFQIFSIPLLRGDSKTVLNEPHTMVLSESTAKKIFGNEDPINKMVRVNTGQEPYRVTGIMADFPEETHLNANILTSFMTNQRANDPEWMNNSFSTYILLKPNTSPASVEARFPALIEKYVGPRVQELMGIMLEDFIAQGNRYNHHLQPLTKIHLMPEVEHEVKPATDPKYLVIFSSVAILIIVIASINFMNLSTAQATKRAKEIGVKKVSGSSKGMLILQFLTDSTLISFIALILAVVIVFVSLPFFNNVFDTQVGFNLIEHFYYIPLLIGFALFVGFVAGAYPAFYLSSFNPNTVLRGKLRDGAKNGKLRRILVSVQFLISIILIVGTIIMYRQLTYMVNKDVGFGKDRLMVIQSAGSIGDQVKAFKQEIQKIPGVEHVSASTAVPGRNNNNNGYMLEGHDGQTYLMQTAYVDYDFMETYDMQLSDGRFFNREFGADREACIVNQKTIEEFGINDYTQTRFIVVFSDEGDKKFMPIIGVCNDFHFKSMHNRIGPYVMRFKEADNNWGYISVKFNTDGSSAAISQIEESWKRFASNNPLRYFFMDEDFAHMYKSERQNAKLSVVFAILGIFIAALGLFGLTSFTVEQRTKEVGVRKALGASGYSIFYLISKEIVILVCVATLVASPLIYWVATNWLHNYYYRIHLGVFEFIVGFIAAISIALATISYKTLQTLQINPAHTLRYE
- a CDS encoding T9SS type A sorting domain-containing protein produces the protein MKTLCLLFLLLIGTATISNAQSILAGSYEESDYYFDVTPDFVLINGGDNNTNGNKYPIDLNGDDILDISITGNIMGWNYRIGDISVIAEEHCKVAFGRIDTIVPNITEGECSGATDKYFTITHCFSLMDTINNSVHWSDSIHHYIKYEYLQLCHPTHSDSISSAIIGVQLRVDTDTLYGWIKLNDMLLAPFDGARVTIEEYACNSQFTGIDEINSLISIFPNPCKDFFSVELTRSYTDGEVSIYNMNGYKLLEKQVNSPNLRIDLGQLKNGIYLVKLYNGESYSYKKIVKM